One segment of Sinorhizobium sp. BG8 DNA contains the following:
- a CDS encoding SDR family NAD(P)-dependent oxidoreductase, translating to MNNDLKDRIALVTGASRGIGYFTALELAKAGAHVIACARTVGGLEELDDAIKAVGGTATLVPFDLADMAAIDKLGGSIFERWGKLDILVANAGVLGVISPIGHVEAKVFEKVMTINVNATWRLIRSVEPLLLKSDAGRALILSSSAAHKCKPFWGPYSASKAAVEALARTWAGETQRTPLRILSIDPGATRTAMRAQAVPGEDPSVLPHPSEVAQAMMPLLSREMTETGKLFIVRERKIVDYRMPE from the coding sequence ATGAACAACGACCTGAAAGACCGTATCGCGCTGGTCACTGGCGCTTCGCGCGGGATCGGCTATTTCACGGCCCTCGAACTGGCAAAGGCCGGCGCGCATGTTATCGCCTGTGCACGCACGGTGGGCGGGCTCGAGGAACTCGACGATGCGATCAAGGCCGTTGGCGGCACCGCCACGCTCGTTCCCTTCGACCTCGCCGACATGGCCGCTATCGACAAGCTCGGCGGCTCGATCTTCGAGCGCTGGGGCAAGCTCGACATCCTCGTCGCCAATGCCGGCGTGCTTGGGGTCATCTCGCCGATCGGCCATGTGGAGGCCAAGGTCTTCGAAAAGGTCATGACGATCAACGTCAACGCCACCTGGCGCCTGATCCGATCGGTGGAGCCGCTGCTCCTCAAGTCGGATGCCGGACGCGCGCTGATCCTTTCCTCCAGCGCGGCGCACAAGTGCAAGCCGTTCTGGGGCCCCTACTCCGCCTCCAAGGCCGCCGTGGAAGCGCTGGCGCGCACCTGGGCGGGCGAGACGCAGCGCACTCCGCTACGCATCCTCTCGATAGATCCGGGCGCCACCCGGACCGCGATGCGGGCCCAGGCCGTGCCGGGCGAAGACCCCTCGGTCCTGCCGCACCCCTCGGAAGTGGCGCAGGCGATGATGCCGCTGCTGTCGCGCGAGATGACCGAGACGGGCAAGCTCTTCATCGTGCGCGAGCGCAAGATCGTCGACTACCGGATGCCGGAATAG